The DNA window CTGGTGATGGTGGAGACCTCCGGCATCGGCCAGGCGGATGCGGCCATCGTCCCCCACGTGGACGTCTCCCTGTACGTGATGACGCCTGACTACGGCGCGGCGAGCCAGCTTGAGAAGATTGAAATGCTGGATTTCGCAGATCTCGTGGCGATCAACAAGTTCGACCGCCGCGGGGCCCTCGATGCTTTGCGCGACGTCTCCAAACAGGTGCAACGCAACTGCGCCGAGTTCGGCAAGCGCCCCGACGACATGCCGGTCTACGGCACCATCGCTTCTCGTTTCAACGACGAGGGGGTCACCGCCTTGTACCAGGGACTCAGGCAACTGCTCGCCGAACGCGGCTTCAAGCTCCCGCCGGGAACGCTTCCCCCCGTCAACGTGCGGCACTCCGCTGGCGCCAGCTCCATCGTGCCTGCGGCCCGGGCCCGCTATCTGGCCGAGATCGCCGAGACCGTGCGCGATTACCGCCGGGAGGCGGAGCGGCAAGCGGCGTTGGCCCGGGAGCGGCAGCAATTGAAAAGCGCGAAGCGCCTCCTGGAAGAGGCGGGGCAGGACGCTTCCCACCTCGAGCCCCTGATCGAGGCGCGGGAACGGGCCTTGGACCCCCGCTGCCGGAAGCTCCTGGAGCAGTGGCCCCGCATGCGGGAAATCTACGCGGGCGACGAATACGTGGTGAAGATCCGCGACAAGGAAGTGCGCACCGCCCTCCACCACACCACGCTTGCCGGCACCCGTCTGCCGAAGATTGCACTCCCCACCTACGAGGACGAGGGCGAGGTGCTCAAATGGCTGCTCAAAGAGAACGTGCCGGGCAGTTTTCCCTTTACCGCCGGCGTGTTCGCCTTCAAGCGCGAGCACGAGGACCCGACCCGGATGTTCGCCGGCGAGGGCGACCCCTTCCGCACCAACCGCCGGTTTCATTACCTGTCCAAGGACTCGCGCGCGAAGCGGCTTTCCACCGCTTTCGACTCGGTCACCCTCTACGGCTTCGACCCGGACGAGCGACCCGACATCTACGGCAAGATCGGCAACGCCGGGGTCTCGGTGGCCACCTTGGACGACATGAAAGTGCTCTACTCGGGCTTCGACCTGTGCGACCCGCTCACCTCGGTGTCGATGACCATCAACGGGCCCGCGCCGACCATCCTGGCCATGTTCTTTAACACCGCTATCGACCAACAGCTCGCGAAGTTCGAGCGGGACAATGGCCGCCCGCCCACCGACGACGAGCAGGAGAAGATCCGGGCCTGGGTGCTCTCCACCGTGCGCGGCACGGTGCAGGCCGACATCCTCAAGGAGGACCAGGGCCAGAACACCTGCATCTTCTCCACCGAGTTTGCCCTCAAGATGATGGCGGACGTGCAGGAGTACTTCGTCCAGCACAACGTGCGCAATTTCTACTCGGCGTCCATCTCCGGCTATCACATTGCGGAGGCGGGCGCCAACCCCATCACCCAGCTCGCCTTCACCCTGGCGAACGGCTTCACCTACGTGGAAGCGTATCTTGCCCGGGGCATGCAGGTGGACGAGTTCGCGCCCAATCTGTCGTTCTTCTTCAGTAACGGCATGGATCCCGAGTACGCGGTGCTGGGGCGCGTGGCCCGGCGCATCTGGGCCATCGCCCTGCGTTTCAAGTACGGGGCGAACGAGCGCTCGCAGAAGCTCAAGTACCACATCCAGACCTCGGGGCGCTCGCTCCACGCCCAAGAGATCGACTTCAACGACATCCGCACCACGCTCCAGGCGCTCGAGGCCGTCTACGACAACTGCAACTCGCTCCACACCAACGCCTTTGATGAAGCGATCACCACGCCCACCGAGGAGTCGGTGCGCCGGGCCATGGCGATCCAGCTCATCATCAACCGCGAGTGGGGGTTGGCGAGGAACGAGAATCCGAACCAAGGTGCCTTCATCATCGAACGGCTCACCGATCTCGTGGAGGAGGCAGTGCTCGAGGAGTTCGACCGCCTCTCGGAGCGCGGCGGCGTGCTGGGGGCCATGGAGACCGGCTACCAGCGGAGCAAGATCCAGGAGGAATCGCTCCTTTATGAGACCAGGAAGCACGACGGGTCGCTGCCCATCGTCGGGGTAAACACCTTCGTGAACCCCAACCCCAAGCCGGCGGCGGAAGCGATCCAGCTCGCCCGTTCCACCGAGGAGGAGAAGCGGTCCCAGCTCAGGCGCCTGCGCGACTTCCAGGCGCGCCACGCCCACGAGGCGGGGCCGATGCTCGCGCGGCTCAAGCAGGCAGCCATGCGGGGCGAAAACATCTTCGCCGTGCTCATGGACGCGGTGCGCTGCTGCTCGCTGGGGCAGATTACCCAGACCCTGTTCGAGGTGGGCGGGCAGTATCGGCGCAATATGTAGGCGGTCGTGGGGTGATGAAGTGATTTGCGTGGCGGTACACTCTGTCACCCCCTTGCCCAACCGCCCTCACTGAGTCGCTTTATAAATGCAGATCCCCGATCATGTATTTCTCGTGGCCGGAGGCGCCTCCGGCCTGGGCGCTGCCACGGCCCGGATGCTGGTGGCCGAGGGCGGCTCGGTGGTCATTCTCGATCTGAACGAGACCGAGGGTCAGGCGCTGAAGCAGGCGCTGGGCAGCCGGGCCTGCTTCGTGCAGGGCAGCGTGACCGAGGAGGCCCACGTGCAAGCGGCGGTGGAGGCCGCTGGTCGCCTGGGACCCCTGCGCGGGGCGATCAACTGCGCCGGCATCGCGCTGGGCGAGCGGGTGGTGGGAAAGCAGGGGCCGCATTCGCTGGCATCGTTCAGCCGCACGGTCCAGGTTAACCTGGTGGGCACCTTCAACGTGCTTCGGCTCGCGGCTGCCGCCATGAGCGTGCTGGAGCCGCTTCCGAGCGGCGAGCGTGGCGTCATCGTCAACACCGCCTCGGTCGCCGCTTTCGACGGCCAGGTCGGCCAGGCCGCCTACGCCGCCTCCAAAGCGGGCGTGGTGGGCATGGCGCTGCCCATCGCGCGGGAACTGGCCCGCTTCGGCATCCGGGTGATGACCATTGCACCCGGGGTCTTCGACACCCCCATGGTGGCGGCTATGACCGATGAGATCCGGGCCAGCCTCGCGGCCCAGGTGCCGTTTCCGCCGCGGCTGGGGCGGCCCGAAGAGTACGCGGCCCTGGTCAAGCACATCCTTGAGAACGAAATGCTCAACGCTGAAGTGATCCGCCTGGACGGGGCGGTGCGCCTGGCTGCCCGATAACCCTCAACCTTCGATCCTGACCATGACCTACGAAAACCTGATCCTGGAACAAGTCGAGCACGGCATCCATCGCTTCACGGTGAACCGGCCGAGGGCGCTCAATGCCCTCAATCCCGAAACCCTCGCCGAGCTAGGCGCTGCGGTCGCGGAGGTGGCGGCAGACCCGCAGGCGCGGGTGCTGCTGCTTACGGGTGCCGGCGACAAGGCCTTCGTGGCCGGGGCCGACATCTCCCGCCTGGCGGACATGGGCCCGGTGGAGGGGCAGCGCTTCTGCGAGACCGCGCTCAAGGTGTTCCGCGCCATCGAGCTTCTGCCCATTCCGGTCATCGCCTTGGTGAACGGGTATGCGCTGGGCGGGGGGTGCGAGCTCGCCATGGCCTGCGACTTCATCATTGCCTCGGAAAACGCCGTCTTCGGCCAGCCCGAAGTGAACTTGGGCATCAACGCCGGCTTTGGCGGCACCCAGCGC is part of the Pelomicrobium methylotrophicum genome and encodes:
- the icmF gene encoding fused isobutyryl-CoA mutase/GTPase IcmF, with the protein product MTDLSVQAAPQPYRLANRVRFVTAASLFDGHDASINIVRRLLQAHGAEVIHLGHNRSVEEIVTTALQEDAHAIAVSSYQGGHVEFFKYMVDLLKARGGADVKIFGGGGGVIIPREIRELEAYGVTRIYSPEDGQKLGLAGMIWDMLQRADADLTRDCPQDLKAVRAGDRRALARLITAFENGTVDSALRQEVLRGAQAAKVPVVGITGTGGSGKSSLTDELIRRFRLDLEDRLEIAVIAADPSRRKTGGALLGDRIRMNAIHSPRIYMRSLATRVAGSEIPATLPDIIALVKLAGFDLVMVETSGIGQADAAIVPHVDVSLYVMTPDYGAASQLEKIEMLDFADLVAINKFDRRGALDALRDVSKQVQRNCAEFGKRPDDMPVYGTIASRFNDEGVTALYQGLRQLLAERGFKLPPGTLPPVNVRHSAGASSIVPAARARYLAEIAETVRDYRREAERQAALARERQQLKSAKRLLEEAGQDASHLEPLIEARERALDPRCRKLLEQWPRMREIYAGDEYVVKIRDKEVRTALHHTTLAGTRLPKIALPTYEDEGEVLKWLLKENVPGSFPFTAGVFAFKREHEDPTRMFAGEGDPFRTNRRFHYLSKDSRAKRLSTAFDSVTLYGFDPDERPDIYGKIGNAGVSVATLDDMKVLYSGFDLCDPLTSVSMTINGPAPTILAMFFNTAIDQQLAKFERDNGRPPTDDEQEKIRAWVLSTVRGTVQADILKEDQGQNTCIFSTEFALKMMADVQEYFVQHNVRNFYSASISGYHIAEAGANPITQLAFTLANGFTYVEAYLARGMQVDEFAPNLSFFFSNGMDPEYAVLGRVARRIWAIALRFKYGANERSQKLKYHIQTSGRSLHAQEIDFNDIRTTLQALEAVYDNCNSLHTNAFDEAITTPTEESVRRAMAIQLIINREWGLARNENPNQGAFIIERLTDLVEEAVLEEFDRLSERGGVLGAMETGYQRSKIQEESLLYETRKHDGSLPIVGVNTFVNPNPKPAAEAIQLARSTEEEKRSQLRRLRDFQARHAHEAGPMLARLKQAAMRGENIFAVLMDAVRCCSLGQITQTLFEVGGQYRRNM
- a CDS encoding SDR family NAD(P)-dependent oxidoreductase — its product is MQIPDHVFLVAGGASGLGAATARMLVAEGGSVVILDLNETEGQALKQALGSRACFVQGSVTEEAHVQAAVEAAGRLGPLRGAINCAGIALGERVVGKQGPHSLASFSRTVQVNLVGTFNVLRLAAAAMSVLEPLPSGERGVIVNTASVAAFDGQVGQAAYAASKAGVVGMALPIARELARFGIRVMTIAPGVFDTPMVAAMTDEIRASLAAQVPFPPRLGRPEEYAALVKHILENEMLNAEVIRLDGAVRLAAR
- a CDS encoding enoyl-CoA hydratase-related protein, which produces MTYENLILEQVEHGIHRFTVNRPRALNALNPETLAELGAAVAEVAADPQARVLLLTGAGDKAFVAGADISRLADMGPVEGQRFCETALKVFRAIELLPIPVIALVNGYALGGGCELAMACDFIIASENAVFGQPEVNLGINAGFGGTQRLPRRVGAGMALELLLTGRQVKAEEALRIGLVNHVVPRDQLMAKGLEIARLIAAKAPLAVRYTKQLVQRGQDLDLENACALESQVFGLLCATEDKREGVRAFLEKRPARFQGR